The sequence TGTTGCGCGACGATCAGGAGATGCTGAAAACCTGTGAATAGAGTAGGCGTAATTTTTTAATTTTTATAGTTATGAAAACGGTTAAATTTTCATTTATGGCTCTTGCCCTCGTTTTGGGTTTTGCGCTTGTATCTTTTGCCAAAGAAGGAAATGGTAAAACAGAAGCCAAAAGCAGTGATAAAAATGAGGCAGTGACTGCCACTCAATGGGCAGTTACAGGTGAAACCACCGATGGAGGAGTGGAGTACTATACTGTCCAGACTCCATCTGGAAGTGAGTCTTGCCCTGGAGGTCCCGATGCTTGTTTGATTTCAAGTGAGACCCCGCCTGATATGCAAAGTCGTATTCCTAAGAATCAGGCCACAGTGGATGACTTCAGGAATGGCTACAATTAAAGAATAGCCCCTTTAGTTTTTCATGAGCAAATAGGCCCTTTTAAGATTTCTTTAAAAGGGCCTATTATTAACTTACAGTAATTTGTCTATTTGATTGGAAAGGGCCTTAAAACCATCTTCCTTTCTGATATCAGAAAGATCATAGCTGTCTATTTTTCCCTCTTTGTTGATAATAACAATGGTTGGATACGCCCTGATATTGTAACTGGACACAATTGGATGACTCATACCTTCCCCATTGGTAAAAAGATTAATAGCCTTATCCGAGGTATATCCTCCCTTTTTTAAACTGTTCTCCCAAACTCTCCTGGAGCCATCAACAGATATGGAAATAAACTTGACACTTGGGTTGTATTGATAAACTTCTTCTGCTTTTTTTAATACATTTTCAAACATCCACTTACAAGCCCCACACCCTGTAAACCAGAAGTCTATAACGATTACTTTACCTCTAAACTCTGACAATGAAACAATATTTCCCTTTTGATCTTCCAACTCAAAATTCACCATTTCTCTTCCAGTCTTCCTTTTTTTTAATTCCGTAAGCATATTTTGACAATAATCAGTACGAGCGATCTTAATGACTTTTTCAAGCTGCTTATCAAACTGCCGTGTTCCAAAGGATGTATATAGGAATAGAGTTAACATCCGCTCTCGTAGCTCCCCTGAATATTTAGACATTATTCGTTCAAAAACCTGTGACGGGTCTTCACTTCCATTTAAAAAGTAACTATCCACAATGTTTTTCCGAACTAAATACCTAAAATAATAGTAGGATCTTGCTAATGTCTCCTTTGACAAATCAGTTTCCGGTAAAACGTCTCTAACATTTTCAAAGTAAGCTTTTTTGATGTTCTCCAGTTCTTCCGATGATAGTTGTTCCTCGGCTTCTTTATAATACCTTAAAATACCATTTTTGAGAGCTGGGGTATATAATTTATAAAGTGCATCTGCCATAAGCAGTTCATAGGCCTCAGGGCTCATGGCATCTTTATGATCTTCAATATAGGTTTTTATGGCTTCAGCACTTTTAGCATAACCGTCCTGGTATTTTTGATTAGAATCAAAGGATTTATTGCTGCCTCCTATTTTTCTGTAGATATAATACGTTTCTGTCCATACCCTTAATTTGGTAGCACCTTCTCCCGAGAATGATAGATCAAATAATTGGATAGGGTCATAAGTTTCATATGTTGGAAGCACTTTCTTTTTACTTATTTGGATCTTTACATTGTCCCCACTCTCATAAATCAATAACGGCGTCAAAGCCTTTTTTAAGTATCTTGCTCTTTTAACAAATCGCTCTTCAGTATATATCCTTCCCTCTTTGGGGTTTAAGTTGGCCACCATGTAATATCCAATACCGGTGTTGGTCTTAAAACTGAATTTATATAAACCCTCATTATCCATTGTAGCTTTTATCTTTTTCCCTGGATTTTTTAATGAAGGCGTTTCCCCATATAAGGGATTCATAACAAATAGCATCAATGTGTCTGTTGCAGTTGCCTGATCATATCGCACTGTCACTGACACCATTTTTTGACTGTTCTCATATTGAGAAAAGGCCTTATTTGGGTTTGCTATTAGGGCAAACAATAATAATAGAAGTCTCATCATCTCACCTTTCATTTTGTTGAAGATCACCTAACTGAACATCCATAAGAGGAATTGGAAAAACATACCTGGGATCATTCGGAGGTAATGAATAAACTTGATTTCCCAGCTCTCTTTTCATTGTTTTAGCAAACCTTTCATCTAAGTTCAGTCGCCTTAGATCGTCCCAGCGGAGCTGAGCGGTAAACGGAAGTTCCTTTCTTCTTTCTTCCAGGATTTTATTTAAGAGACTATCAGGATGATCTATGGATATAGGTTCAAATGTTCCTTTTAGATATCTCTTTTCCAAAAGCAAATTGATATCTTCTTTTGCATCAGACACATTGCCTATTCTGGCATTACATTCTGCCCGTATCAAAATGACTTCATTCACTGCAATTCCCGCAAAATTTCGATTGAGCCCTGAATATGTCCCTCTAAACTTTATTTCATTCTCCCCCTCTTCAGCAAAGAAGAATTTTTTTCGAAGATCATTATCATCGTACTTCTGATACAGGTCATTGCTGACGGAGGAAATCATAATGTTTAATGGAGAAATCACATAATGTAAGTTAGAAGCCGCCCAAAACATAATTTCCGGATTCAATGGGTGAACTGGAAAACGGTAAAAGCTTGATAGATTAACGAGTGAACTGTCGTTAAAATCCAATAAATTGTTATTGTCTTTTAATGCCATATCCGCATACATCAATGCATTTTGGAAATCTCCTATGTTCAGATAAACACGGGCTAGTAAGCCCCTGACAGATGTCTTAGTGGGTCGTGTTTGATAACTTGTTACATCAGGAAGCAGAGCTAAAGCTTCATGAAGATCCTGAAAGATTTGATCATATGTTTGTTCCAGAGAAGATCTCTTTGGTGTTATATTTATATCAGAAGTAATGCGAAGGGGGAGGCCTAAACTCTGCATATTCGATTCAGAATAGACCTTGCAGAACATTTGGGCAAGACCATAATAGGTAAATCCGCGGAAGAACAATGCGGTACCTTTTACAGCATCATATTCTGCACTATTTGCCGAGGTTCTTTTGATAGAATTTAGTCCATCTAAAGCAACATTGGCATGGGCAATCTTTCGGTATGCAGATGTCCAGTCTAAGGATTCCGGTTCGTTAAAAATTACATCGGCCCAAATGTAGGCGTTTCTTTGAGTCTCCGGAGCACTATTAAATGCTTGAATATCCATATAAATATTATCAGTGCCTAAATCACCCATACTCGGACAGAAGTAATTCATCCACTCTGCATAGTCAAGAATAGCTCTCATATCTGTTAATGTTTCTGGTCTGGAGTCCGACAAAGTTGATTTTTCATCTAACCAGGTATTCAACTCTGAACACCCCGCCAGAAATATTATTTCTACAGCCAGAAAAATTCTTAGACCGTAGTATCTTATTGAATTTCGTTTTTTCATAATTGACATTTTTTAGAAGCCTGCACTTACCCCAAAAGAGAAAGAAAGGGGGTTAGGTAACCTATGTAGTAATGCTGTTGATGTTGCCTGATCAGGGTCTATTCCAAGATCATTAGCCTTCCATATTATTCCGACATTATTCAAGTAGACATAAACATTACATGATTTCATGGGAAGTTTTTCTTTTAAGGCTGTCTTTAAATTGTAGCTGAGCTTAATGTCCTGCAGACGAATATGGTCGCCTTTCTCTACCAAACTCTCTGAATAATTATAGAAGGTACTCCTACGGGAATCAGAAGGATAAACTATTGATGGAACATTGGTTATCTTTTCATCACCTGGATTTTGCCAGCGTTGGGTATAGTCCAGATTGGCATATCCGTCAATAATATCAGTATAATTTATGGCTGTTGATGATCGCCTGAAATAATATCCAGCTTTGAGTAAAAGGTTTACGGACAGAGATAATCCTTTAAAACTAAAATCGTTTCGAATTGCGCCATATATCTGCGGTAACGAAGAGCCATGGAAAATTAAACTATCAGGATGAAAATTATTAATTATTGCTTGATAGTCCTTACTGACCATCCCATTTAAATACCCCTGAGGATCACCATTTTCGGGATCTAAACCTGCCCATTTGTAGCTGAATATACTGTACAAAGGCTTTCCTTCAGCAAGGACACGATTTTGTATTGATGAGGACGTAGGTTCCTGCTTATAACTGGTAATTTTATCTTTTAAGCCACTCAATAATAAGCTGGTTTTCCATTGAAATGCCCGATTTATATTTTTGGTGTTAATTGTTACATCCACACCATTGGTTCTGGTCGATGCAGAATTGATCATGGATTCTCTAAATCCGGAGTTGTGAGCCAGAGGATAAGGTTCTACTAAATCTTTACCTGATTTCTGATATAATTCAATTGTTCCGCTAAACACCCCATTTCTTGTTTCGAAATCGATCCCAAAATTGATGTTCCTTATCCTTTCCCATTGCAAATCAGGATTGGGAGGTGTTAAATTGGAAATAACTGGAAGGCCTGTTAGATAACTGGATCGATAGACTCCGGTGGTGTAAGCAGAACCATAATATACATTTCCATTATAACCATATGTCAAACGAAGCTTCAAGTAATCCAGCCAACTACTTTGAAAGAAGTCTTCGCGACTTAAGGTCCAACCGGCCCCGGCGGACCATAAAGGGGTTATCTTTTGATTAATATTGACTCCAAATAAATTTGTTCCGTCATTCCTTCCACTTAGAGTAAAGGATAACCTGTCATCATAGACATACCCTAAATTGGAAAAGAAGGAAACAAACCGGTTCAACCTCCCTACTACTGTTCCATCTGGTGCTGGAATACGGGCAAATCCTCCTGGCGAAGTCGATAAGAACGTTGAAAAATCCAGATTCATTGATGCTGTCCCAAACCTTTCTTCATAACCGTAAGATGTTCTTTGATACCCTTTGGTAGTCAGTTCTCGAATTTCACTACCAAGAATGGCTGAAATACTATGGCTTTGTTGAAAGTTTTTGTCAAATGATATCTGACCTCGAATATTTTGTGAAAGCCAGTCGTACTCACCAACATTTAAAATCCCACCATTTTCTGGTATTTGATATGAAATAGAACCATCAGAATTCAGAAGCGAATAGCGGTTGATAAGATTTCTGGTGTAATAAGTATCTTCATTAAAATGCTCATAATTGCTTATCTTCTGTCTTTCTGCCTGATACAGTAAATGGGCTTTTAAAAAAGGGGTAACCTGATATTCCAAGCCTGTTTTAATAAGCAGATCATATATTTTCGTCTGGTTATCAGCAAATCTAAGCTCGTCGGTTGGGCGATACTGCCAATCTTTAAACCCTCTTTGCTCCATCTGCTCCTTATAGGACCTTCTATAATCTTTATTTACAGATAGTGCCCTTCCCTGTGAATCAGAAAATTGGGCATAGGGATAAATACCAGCGTGTGTGAACCCACCAATGGAAATGCCTGTACCAAATGGCATTTGATTATTTCTAAATGTTTGGTTGGTACTAAAGTTCAGCCCAAGCTTTACAGTAAGTTTCTGAACGGGAGAAAATGAATTAGAAGTGTTAAGAGTGACTCTTTCATAGCCATTCCTTTTTAAGGCGTGTTTATTTTTATCGTACCCCACCGAAAAAGCATAGGTCATTTTGTCTGCCCCACCTCTTATTCCCAAGTAATATTGTTGATTAAATGATTTTTGATAAATATCGCGGTCGTAACTATCCCGAATATCAAATTTGCTTAAATCAGATAATGATTGTTGGGCTTGCTGTGTTGTTATTTCACCGGATCTTGCTTTATCAAGTAACTCAACTGCAGGTGTAAGTACCGGATAATAGACTGTGTTTTGAAGATAAGGGTCAAAGTACCCCTGGTCAAATAAATATTTTTCTACTTCTATATAGTCTTTGGATGGTAAATAGTTTGGATCATACCATAAATCAGGTTTTTCCTGTATTGTAAAGTTGGAATTGAACTCAAGATGCATCTTCTCATTTTGTCTCCCTTTCTTTGTAGTGATAACTATCACGCCATTACCTGACCTCGCTCCCCAAATAGAAGCGGCTGCTGCATCCTTCAGAACAGTTATGCTTTTGATGTCATTTGGGTTTATATTATTTATATCTCCTTCATAAGGAAAATTATCTACAATAATCAGAGGACTTCTACTGACATTGTTATCTAGGGTACTGATACCTCGTATAATAATCCCCGGGTTTCTTCCATTCGGGTCATGAGTAACAATCTGCGAGGTGCCACCTGAATATAACAGGCCAGAAACAGTGCCATTAAGCCTGGATAACATGTCTGTCGAAACAGCCCTGTTTAGTAACGAGCTATCTAAAAGGGCGAAACTTCCGTTTAACCTCTCTTGTGGTAGCGTTTCATATCCAGTAGAAACAGTAAAGGTTTCCATTTCGGAGATGCTTTCTTGAAGTGTTATAAAAAGTTCCTTGGAAACATCAGTTATTTCTATTTCCCTGGGTTGGAAACCAATCATAGAGATAATTAATATACTTTTTTCAACGACATTCTCAAGTTCAAAAATTCCGTCTTCATTCGATGATGCTCCTCGATGAGTGCCTTTGATCTGAATGGTTGCCCCGGCTATCGGGGCGCCTGTTATATCAACAATTACTCCTTTTACTGTGCCGGATTCTATTGGATCATTTTGGGAGGGTGGTTTAGAAAACTTCCCTGTATCTTCATTTGATTTAATGACAATATCTCCTCCCAGGGATATGTAAGTAAAAGGTAAATCCTTCAGGATTTGGTCTAATACACCCCGAAGAGGAACGTTGCTTGCGCTGATGCTTACAGGCATCCTGTAAGCAGCAACATCATCACTATAAATAAAAGCTGCTTTGGATACCTTTGATACATGATCCAACACTTGCTTTAATGGTTTTTCTTTAAGTTCTACAGTCACTGGGATATCCAAAATAGACTGTCCTTTAACTTCTCCAGCAAATAAAGTGGCTGAAGTAAGACAAATCATCCCGATAATAAAGACAGACCATTTCATAATAAGCATGAACTTCCGGCCAAAAGGGCTGGCCAGGGATTGTAGTTGATGCAGATAGGAGAGCGTGCTTTGGGAATGCAATGACCCGCACCCTCTCTCTTCTACATGGAGAAGTAGAGTTTTTTTCATATTTTTAATCATTGGTGTCCGGTAAAAAATAAATGAAAGAGGGCCAGTCCATTGCTGAACCAGCCCATTGTGGCTACTTTTGAGTTACGACACAAAAAAGTTAAGCCATGGGCAAAAGTAGTAATTTTAGCGGACAGCCGATATTCAATCAGTTAATAAAGTTCATTGACAAGGGGGAGGTAAGGGAGATAGCCCGCAGGCATAATGCGGAGCGTTATGTGAAGAAGTTCACGACTTATAACCACTTGATAGTAATGCTGTTTGTAGCATTTGAGGGCTATCATTCCATTCGTGAGACACTTGTCGGTTTGTTGGCCAATGCCCATAGATTGGCCCATTTGGGTCTGAACTATGTGGTAAGGCGGAGTACGTTATCAGAAGCCAACAAACGACGTGTGAGCGATGTGTTCGCCGATATATACATGAGTGTGTACCAAAGGCATGGTGACAGTTTAACGGACAGCCGGTTGAAGGATGCTGATATGAAGAGGCTCTATATTATGGATTCTACCACCATTAGTCTGTTCAAGGATATTCTCAAGGGAGTAGGCAGGAACCCTAAAACGGGCAAAAAGAAAGGAGGTATTAAGGCCCACACCATCATCAGGGCGAGTGACCATGTTCCTTATCTTGTCCGTTACAGTGCGGCTGTCCGACATGACCATACCTTCCTGGATGAGGTTTTCAACCTGCCCGGGGGCTCTATCATCACTTTTGATAAGG comes from Echinicola vietnamensis DSM 17526 and encodes:
- a CDS encoding TlpA family protein disulfide reductase; protein product: MMRLLLLLFALIANPNKAFSQYENSQKMVSVTVRYDQATATDTLMLFVMNPLYGETPSLKNPGKKIKATMDNEGLYKFSFKTNTGIGYYMVANLNPKEGRIYTEERFVKRARYLKKALTPLLIYESGDNVKIQISKKKVLPTYETYDPIQLFDLSFSGEGATKLRVWTETYYIYRKIGGSNKSFDSNQKYQDGYAKSAEAIKTYIEDHKDAMSPEAYELLMADALYKLYTPALKNGILRYYKEAEEQLSSEELENIKKAYFENVRDVLPETDLSKETLARSYYYFRYLVRKNIVDSYFLNGSEDPSQVFERIMSKYSGELRERMLTLFLYTSFGTRQFDKQLEKVIKIARTDYCQNMLTELKKRKTGREMVNFELEDQKGNIVSLSEFRGKVIVIDFWFTGCGACKWMFENVLKKAEEVYQYNPSVKFISISVDGSRRVWENSLKKGGYTSDKAINLFTNGEGMSHPIVSSYNIRAYPTIVIINKEGKIDSYDLSDIRKEDGFKALSNQIDKLL
- a CDS encoding RagB/SusD family nutrient uptake outer membrane protein, with amino-acid sequence MKKRNSIRYYGLRIFLAVEIIFLAGCSELNTWLDEKSTLSDSRPETLTDMRAILDYAEWMNYFCPSMGDLGTDNIYMDIQAFNSAPETQRNAYIWADVIFNEPESLDWTSAYRKIAHANVALDGLNSIKRTSANSAEYDAVKGTALFFRGFTYYGLAQMFCKVYSESNMQSLGLPLRITSDINITPKRSSLEQTYDQIFQDLHEALALLPDVTSYQTRPTKTSVRGLLARVYLNIGDFQNALMYADMALKDNNNLLDFNDSSLVNLSSFYRFPVHPLNPEIMFWAASNLHYVISPLNIMISSVSNDLYQKYDDNDLRKKFFFAEEGENEIKFRGTYSGLNRNFAGIAVNEVILIRAECNARIGNVSDAKEDINLLLEKRYLKGTFEPISIDHPDSLLNKILEERRKELPFTAQLRWDDLRRLNLDERFAKTMKRELGNQVYSLPPNDPRYVFPIPLMDVQLGDLQQNER
- a CDS encoding SusC/RagA family TonB-linked outer membrane protein, translating into MKKTLLLHVEERGCGSLHSQSTLSYLHQLQSLASPFGRKFMLIMKWSVFIIGMICLTSATLFAGEVKGQSILDIPVTVELKEKPLKQVLDHVSKVSKAAFIYSDDVAAYRMPVSISASNVPLRGVLDQILKDLPFTYISLGGDIVIKSNEDTGKFSKPPSQNDPIESGTVKGVIVDITGAPIAGATIQIKGTHRGASSNEDGIFELENVVEKSILIISMIGFQPREIEITDVSKELFITLQESISEMETFTVSTGYETLPQERLNGSFALLDSSLLNRAVSTDMLSRLNGTVSGLLYSGGTSQIVTHDPNGRNPGIIIRGISTLDNNVSRSPLIIVDNFPYEGDINNINPNDIKSITVLKDAAAASIWGARSGNGVIVITTKKGRQNEKMHLEFNSNFTIQEKPDLWYDPNYLPSKDYIEVEKYLFDQGYFDPYLQNTVYYPVLTPAVELLDKARSGEITTQQAQQSLSDLSKFDIRDSYDRDIYQKSFNQQYYLGIRGGADKMTYAFSVGYDKNKHALKRNGYERVTLNTSNSFSPVQKLTVKLGLNFSTNQTFRNNQMPFGTGISIGGFTHAGIYPYAQFSDSQGRALSVNKDYRRSYKEQMEQRGFKDWQYRPTDELRFADNQTKIYDLLIKTGLEYQVTPFLKAHLLYQAERQKISNYEHFNEDTYYTRNLINRYSLLNSDGSISYQIPENGGILNVGEYDWLSQNIRGQISFDKNFQQSHSISAILGSEIRELTTKGYQRTSYGYEERFGTASMNLDFSTFLSTSPGGFARIPAPDGTVVGRLNRFVSFFSNLGYVYDDRLSFTLSGRNDGTNLFGVNINQKITPLWSAGAGWTLSREDFFQSSWLDYLKLRLTYGYNGNVYYGSAYTTGVYRSSYLTGLPVISNLTPPNPDLQWERIRNINFGIDFETRNGVFSGTIELYQKSGKDLVEPYPLAHNSGFRESMINSASTRTNGVDVTINTKNINRAFQWKTSLLLSGLKDKITSYKQEPTSSSIQNRVLAEGKPLYSIFSYKWAGLDPENGDPQGYLNGMVSKDYQAIINNFHPDSLIFHGSSLPQIYGAIRNDFSFKGLSLSVNLLLKAGYYFRRSSTAINYTDIIDGYANLDYTQRWQNPGDEKITNVPSIVYPSDSRRSTFYNYSESLVEKGDHIRLQDIKLSYNLKTALKEKLPMKSCNVYVYLNNVGIIWKANDLGIDPDQATSTALLHRLPNPLSFSFGVSAGF
- a CDS encoding IS4 family transposase, which gives rise to MGKSSNFSGQPIFNQLIKFIDKGEVREIARRHNAERYVKKFTTYNHLIVMLFVAFEGYHSIRETLVGLLANAHRLAHLGLNYVVRRSTLSEANKRRVSDVFADIYMSVYQRHGDSLTDSRLKDADMKRLYIMDSTTISLFKDILKGVGRNPKTGKKKGGIKAHTIIRASDHVPYLVRYSAAVRHDHTFLDEVFNLPGGSIITFDKGYVDYGKYEVLTESGIWYVTRLKDNAVYQARKEFNIPDQADSGVLKDEEIILRYGKNKQQEHRSRRIAYWDSKSERLFEFITNNFEMAAEKIALIYKRRWQIELLFKQLKQNFPLKYFLGDNENAIEIQIWSAMLANLLLTLIKSQVKRKWAFSNLVSLVRQQLMNYISLYRFLEDPEGSWRAIIQEDILKNQNTLFPEMRGACS